One genomic region from Streptomyces sp. NBC_00457 encodes:
- a CDS encoding ABC transporter permease, which produces MVAIARILARRVALLVPLMLGIVLFVFLVMRFSDVDPASAFFQGANPTPEQLREFREENGLLDPLPVRYVDFVGALLHGDMGISALTRAPVIDQVTTALPLTLQLTFLGLGIAVVLSLIGGVTAAIYRDRLPDQIIRVVSLTGVAAPGFWLALLMIQYLAVDLGWFPTGGYINPADSFTGWLKTMTLPALALSLPVAAQLTRIVRTSVVEELDKDYVRTAIGSGLPPRVVVGRNVLRNALINPLTVLGLRVGYLLGGAVVIETIFSLPGMGKLMIDAVKNGDPAVVQGVVLTTATGFVVINLVIDILYLLVNPRLREAS; this is translated from the coding sequence GTGGTCGCCATCGCCAGGATCCTGGCCCGCCGTGTCGCCCTGCTCGTACCGCTGATGCTCGGCATCGTGCTGTTCGTGTTCCTGGTGATGCGGTTCTCGGACGTCGACCCGGCGTCCGCCTTCTTCCAGGGCGCCAATCCGACGCCCGAGCAACTGCGTGAGTTCCGTGAGGAGAACGGTCTGCTCGACCCGCTCCCGGTGCGCTACGTCGACTTCGTGGGCGCCCTGCTCCATGGCGACATGGGCATCAGCGCACTGACCCGGGCGCCGGTGATCGACCAGGTCACGACCGCGCTGCCGCTCACCCTCCAGCTCACCTTCCTGGGCCTGGGCATCGCGGTGGTGCTGTCGCTGATCGGCGGCGTGACCGCGGCGATCTACCGGGACCGGCTGCCGGACCAGATCATCCGGGTCGTGTCACTGACCGGCGTCGCGGCGCCCGGCTTCTGGCTGGCGCTGCTGATGATCCAGTACCTGGCGGTCGACCTGGGCTGGTTCCCGACCGGCGGCTACATCAACCCGGCGGACTCCTTCACCGGCTGGCTGAAGACGATGACGCTCCCGGCGCTCGCGCTGTCCCTGCCGGTGGCGGCCCAACTCACGCGCATCGTCCGGACGTCCGTGGTCGAGGAGCTGGACAAGGACTACGTCCGCACCGCGATCGGCAGCGGTCTGCCGCCGCGCGTCGTGGTCGGCCGGAACGTCCTGCGCAACGCGCTGATCAATCCGCTCACCGTGCTCGGCCTGCGCGTCGGCTATCTGCTCGGCGGCGCGGTGGTCATCGAGACGATCTTCTCGCTGCCCGGCATGGGCAAGCTGATGATCGACGCGGTGAAGAACGGCGACCCGGCCGTCGTCCAGGGCGTCGTCCTGACGACCGCGACCGGCTTCGTCGTCATCAACCTCGTGATCGACATCCTCTACCTGCTGGTCAACCCGCGACTGAGGGAAGCCTCCTGA
- a CDS encoding ABC transporter substrate-binding protein, translated as MRDVTDDMPALHRRTFLKYTGALGASAAVTASLSACSSGPESTNDTGGSGKNRTLTAVIGYGNDGSWDPMQTASAFCMAANNHIYEGLLDTDPISREPYAALATQVPGDPNSTSWKFTLRAGATFHDGKPVTADDVVFVFDRILDPKTQTLAKGFFASWLKEVRKIDAQNVELVLKFPFPEGISRLTLAKIMPKHVFSQPGAFDDAIRGKAIGSGPYRQTAHHPKSNTTFEAYADYNGPRKATFQKMNWLTIVDAAPRVARISGASAGAQIADNIPYANIGQLKSGGLTVAGGAGMNNLFLMFNTKHKPFDDVRVRQALHYAIDTEKMVEVALKGHGKPSSSFLNEGNPSYRRAKTVYDYDPDKAKALLKQAGVRGLKIDILAVNVSWIVDCLPTIKASWDAIGVKTTLNPQETTAVFTKMDQKQDYQVVAAASNPNQFGLDADLIMHYNYGPTNLWMGYTRWADNAVAKKLFKDMDAATREPDGDRKKTMIQDYIDVVAEQAVLYPVVHNELMTAWDPNELAGIRAQPYPGINLLQAKWV; from the coding sequence GTGCGCGACGTGACCGACGACATGCCGGCGCTGCATCGCCGGACGTTCCTGAAGTACACCGGCGCGCTGGGAGCGTCCGCCGCCGTCACCGCGTCGCTGTCGGCCTGTTCATCGGGCCCGGAGTCGACCAATGACACCGGCGGCAGCGGCAAGAACCGCACTCTGACCGCGGTCATCGGCTATGGCAACGACGGCAGCTGGGATCCCATGCAGACCGCGTCGGCGTTCTGCATGGCCGCCAACAACCACATCTACGAAGGGCTGCTCGACACCGACCCGATCTCCCGCGAGCCGTACGCGGCGCTCGCGACGCAGGTGCCGGGCGACCCGAACAGCACGTCCTGGAAGTTCACGCTGCGGGCGGGGGCCACCTTCCACGACGGGAAGCCGGTCACCGCCGACGACGTGGTGTTCGTCTTCGACCGGATCCTCGACCCGAAGACCCAGACCCTGGCCAAGGGGTTCTTCGCGAGCTGGCTGAAGGAAGTCCGGAAGATCGACGCGCAGAACGTCGAGTTGGTGCTCAAGTTCCCCTTCCCGGAAGGGATTTCGCGGCTCACCCTCGCCAAGATCATGCCGAAGCACGTGTTCTCGCAGCCGGGTGCCTTCGACGACGCGATCAGGGGCAAGGCGATCGGCTCGGGACCGTACCGGCAGACCGCGCACCACCCGAAGTCCAACACCACCTTCGAGGCGTACGCCGACTACAACGGCCCGCGCAAGGCCACCTTCCAGAAGATGAACTGGCTGACGATCGTGGACGCCGCCCCGCGCGTCGCCCGCATCTCCGGCGCCAGCGCGGGCGCGCAGATCGCCGACAACATCCCGTACGCCAACATCGGCCAGCTCAAGAGCGGCGGGCTCACGGTCGCGGGCGGGGCCGGGATGAACAACCTGTTCCTGATGTTCAACACCAAGCACAAGCCCTTCGACGACGTGCGGGTGAGGCAGGCGCTGCACTACGCCATCGACACCGAGAAGATGGTGGAAGTGGCGCTGAAGGGGCACGGGAAGCCGTCGTCGTCCTTCCTCAACGAGGGCAACCCCAGTTACCGGCGCGCGAAGACGGTCTACGACTACGACCCCGACAAGGCGAAGGCGCTGCTGAAGCAGGCCGGGGTCCGCGGGCTGAAGATCGACATCCTTGCGGTGAACGTGAGTTGGATCGTCGACTGCCTGCCGACCATCAAGGCGTCCTGGGACGCGATCGGCGTGAAGACGACCCTCAATCCGCAGGAGACCACGGCCGTCTTCACCAAGATGGACCAGAAGCAGGACTACCAGGTCGTCGCCGCCGCCTCGAACCCCAACCAGTTCGGCCTCGACGCCGACCTGATCATGCACTACAACTACGGGCCCACCAACCTGTGGATGGGGTACACGCGCTGGGCGGACAACGCCGTCGCCAAGAAGCTCTTCAAGGACATGGACGCGGCGACCCGGGAGCCGGACGGGGACCGGAAGAAGACGATGATCCAGGACTACATCGACGTCGTCGCCGAACAGGCCGTGCTCTACCCGGTCGTCCACAACGAGCTGATGACCGCCTGGGACCCCAACGAACTCGCCGGGATAAGGGCACAGCCGTACCCCGGAATCAACCTGCTTCAGGCCAAGTGGGTCTAG